From Triticum aestivum cultivar Chinese Spring chromosome 7B, IWGSC CS RefSeq v2.1, whole genome shotgun sequence:
TCATGTCTCATGAGCTATGATAAGGCGTGGGTTTGTAATCATATGCTTAGAAACTGGCATCCTCTGTTGTCGGCCTCCTCAagaaataacgcaagctattcgcGAGAACCTGCAGGAACGAACTAAATGAGAAAATACACTTTGGTGACCAGTGAAAATAATAGAGATACATTTGGCTCTAATCAGGATGGTCTGCTACTTATATTTTCCCCTTTTCACTAGATCAAAGATAGGACTTCTGTACATGTCCCGGTTCCATGGTAATCTGATGCAACCTAGATAATTGCATGCATGATGAGTTTACCTGTTGCAAAGCCTTGATTAATGGCTTGCCCCGGTAACTGACATGGAATTTTGCCTTGGCCAGTAGCCCCTACAAGACACAAAATCTCAGCAGAAGAACAACTTTTGAATACAAAATCCCCAAATGACTGTTGTCACCTCAGTGTCAAATTCTCCAGATTGGACAGTGATATTGATGTCAGCAATGATCTTAACTAGATCAACCAACAACCCTGGACGGTCAGCTGATTCCACAACAAGTAAACTGAAATGGAACATTGGGGGAGATCAAATCAATGCGATCTTATACTTATGGGGAACAACAACAATATAGCAAACTGATGATCTTACTGCGGTAAAGAAAGCAAAGTTCAGATAATGCCAAGGGATATCTTATAGCCTATAAGCAATGCATTTTGTTATTCAATGCCGTCCAAAAACAAATCAGGTTCTCACAAAAAAAAAAACTGGTCATAGTCATTCGAGATGACAGCTAATCTCCAGTCAGATATCTTCTTTAGGACACAAGCTTGATCCACAAAAGAACCAAGAACGAATCATTATATTGCTTCTAGCCCcataacaagtactccctccgatccataataagtgtcgcagttttgaactaaggttagtTCAACCTCAGTTCAAAACTGTGACACTcattatggatcggagggagtactttattagGATGAAAGCCAAAGTACATAAATTTTTCTTGTATTATGAAGAATAAAGCAACAGGGAAGACTACCTTCTTTCAGGACCATCGTCATAGATCTCTATGTGAGTTGCTATGTCCACATCAACCTGCCGATTTACATGCAAAAATTATTTACAGATAGAAAAAATTACGAATCTCAAGCACATTAATAAGAGAAAGCATAATTATGATGTGACATCAGACTGCAATTTCATGGGCATAGTATGAGCAGTTCATCCAAATTCATTTACTCAAAACATATGAATGTATTCTGCAACAAGGCGCTATCGAAATCATGTGTACCATAATTACTTTTTATATTGTCAGGTTTAGCAATCAATCGGGTATGTATAAATTTACAGACAAGGCATTCCTATCATGAAGTTTACTATTAGAACATAGTGTCTTGTAAACCTTCATGTGTTGTTCCTTCTCGTAAAACAAAGATAAGTAATATGGTTTTAAGGTCGTCCATATAATTGAGATGTTTTCAGGTATTCAAGGTCGATAAGATAGAAGGTACAGACTCTTTGATTTATGGATGGATTTAAACAAGTACCACTTCTGTAGGGGGCTCTAGCCCAAAAGTTGCACCCATGGCCAATTGACTGCTAGCTTCCTAGTGTCAAATAAATAAAGACGCAGACGTTAGTTTACTAGATTTAAGTTAAGACATCTTAGCAAAGAAAAAAAAGGGTCGAGGGAAATTACAGGATGATACTCAAGCATGTTGTTTATAATTGTCAGTCTTACTGCTTCTAACAACTCTGGGTCATCAATTTTGCGACCAGTTGACCTGTAGAGTATTGCTCTCACTCATTCTAGACAAGAAGTGATATGTGCAGAAAAGTACATTGAAGAAAGATGTCACATT
This genomic window contains:
- the LOC123155639 gene encoding ACT domain-containing protein DS12, chloroplastic, with the translated sequence MAVAVAAGTLRTCSGVFPAASGNHPLAGWRPLAPAAPAKLRLLSPALRVPRAASPAAVENGSSSNSNTVPTPKVIIDQDSDPDATIVEVTLGDRLGDLLDTMSALRNLGLNVVKASVCLDSSGKHNKFAITKSSTGRKIDDPELLEAVRLTIINNMLEYHPEASSQLAMGATFGLEPPTEVVDVDIATHIEIYDDGPERSLLVVESADRPGLLVDLVKIIADINITVQSGEFDTEGLLAKAKFHVSYRGKPLIKALQQVLANSLRYFLRRPTTEDASF